From a single Sander vitreus isolate 19-12246 unplaced genomic scaffold, sanVit1 R1_20, whole genome shotgun sequence genomic region:
- the LOC144513189 gene encoding uncharacterized protein LOC144513189, with amino-acid sequence MHQRSLPEPQGVSPTLQGVSMQQGVLPQRRTPQDGDSSWSSRRRRGSGLCLCPPSRAPLWAWVLLAALLVPGARSFLSEEQEELLVELHNHYRGQVSPSASAMLPLRWDPSLKLLAEGYAAKCVWNHNPDLEDTGENLYAGTGPLDLREALEKWFLEHLDYDFQNNSCDEDKMCGHYTQMVWADTHRVGCAFHLCNNMEGLDWERVSFLVCNYYPAGNFEDERPFVEGDWCSRCPENLQKCENNLCVADTVEEEEDEEEEGTVPPSDLPSLQPAEETTSYIQLPTTSTPSTLSIPSTPSTSSSIWDSEDMPQPGTLAPDVPSPPPDTEETRGVEEEEGREEAAEREEDVRRETYQKNKNISAGGSKSSCSSCVLSVCLTVILTLTGRGLFGL; translated from the exons ATGCACCAGCGGAGCCTCCCTGAGCCCCAGGGGGTCTCCCCCACACTGCAGGGGGTCTCCATGCAGCAGGGGGTCTTGCCCCAGCGAAGGACTCCCCAGGATGGAGACTCTTCGTGGAGCTCCAGGCGGAGAAGGGGGTCAGGGCTGTGCCTGTGCCCGCCGAGCAGAGCCCCTCTCTGGGCATGGGTCCTGCTGGCAGCCCTGCTGGTTCCTGGAGCCCGGAGCTTTCTGAgcgaggagcaggaggagctgCTGGTGGAGCTGCATAACCATTACAGAGGACAGGTTTCTCCCAGCGCCTCCGCCATGCTGCCTCTG AGATGGGACCCCAGTCTGAAGCTGTTAGCCGAGGGCTACGCTGCTAAATGCGTGTGGAACCACAACCCCGACCTGGAGGACACTGGGGAGAACCTGTACGCTGGGACCGGGCCGCTGGACCTCCGGGAGGCGCTGGAGAAATGGTTCCTGG AACATCTGGACTATGACTTCCAGAACAACAGCTGTGATGAAGACAAGATGTGCGGACATTACAcacag atgGTGTGGGCTGATACTCACCGAGTGGGTTGTGCGTTCCATCTCTGTAACAACATGGAGGGTCTGGACTGGGAGAGAGTCTCCTTCCTTGTCTGCAACTACTACCCAGC AGGGAACTTTGAGGATGAGAGGCCGTTTGTTGAAGGAGACTGGTGCTCCAGATGTCCTGAAAACCTGCAGAAGTGTGAAAACAACCTGTGTG TTGCTGACacagtagaggaagaggaggatgaagaggaagaggggacAGTTCCTCCTTCAGACCTTCCCTCCCTCCAGCCTGCAGAGGAAACAACATCTTATATCCAGCTGCCCACCACCAGTACTCCCAGTACTCTCAGTATTCCCAGTACTCCCAGTACCTCTTCCTCCATATGGGACTCTGAGGACATGCCACAGCCGGGAACCCTCGCTCCGGACGTCCCGTCACCTCCACCTGATACAGAGGAGACGAGGGGggttgaggaggaggaggggagggaggaagctgcagagagagaggaagacgtAAGAAGGGAAACATATCAGAAGAATAAGAATATTTCTGCCGGCGGATCAAaatcttcttgttcttcttgtGTCCTGTCGGTCTGTCTGACTGTCATCCTGACTCTGACAGGAAGAggattgtttggtctataa